DNA from Desulfuromonas sp. AOP6:
ACTGCTTCTCTTTGGGTCGGTGGCCGTAGATCCGGCAGACGTTCACGGTATCCCGTCAGCCCCACCGGCACAATAGCCAGGGACAGAATTCCGGGACGCAGAGCATAGAGATCGGTTATGGTGCGAACCAATTCATCGCCATCGTTGTATCCGGGGCATACAACGATCTGGGTATGAAGTTCGATACCGCCATCGCAGAGGCGCTTAAGCAGCGGCAGGATAGCCGGCCCCTGGCGACCGAGCATCCGGGTCCGCAGGTCCTCCGCTGTCGTATGTACGGAGACATAAAGAGGCGACAGACGCTGGTCGAGAATCCGCTGAATTTCACTCTCCTCGATATTCGTCAAGGTGACGTAGGAACCATAAAGGTAGGAGAAACGGTAATCCTCGTCCTTGACGTATAGCGTAGACCGCATTTTTGGCGGCAGCTGATGAACGAAACAGAAGATGCAGTTGTTGCCGCACTGCACAGGGGCCGGATGCTCCAAATGAATACCCAGGCCATCCTCCAGGTCCTTTTCAAATTCAAGATCCCAAAGTTCGCCATTCTTTTTGCGCACCTCCAGCAACAATTCTTCCGTCGCCACGTAGATCTGGTAATCGAGCAGATCCCGCACGGGCTGGCCGTTCATGGACAAAAGAAGGTCGCCGACCTCCAGTTCCAGTTCTTCCGCGATACTGCCCTTGTCTACTCCTATGATTTCAACCACCAGCAGCATCCTTTTCCAGACACCTTGCGCGGACTGTCATGGCCCGCAAGGCGCCCTGCTTAAATAAACCCTGTTCTCCAAGCATTCTTTCCAAAAAGAAAAAGACCCCTGCAAGGAGGTCTTGGTCTTACCACGACAAGAGCCTGTTTTCAACGAATAGTGCAAAGCCGAAAGAGTACAGGTTGTCCCGGCAGGGCATTTACATCCTGCCGGGACAACCTACCTAGTCCTTGCCCCCATGGAGACGGAAGGCACCGTCAGCTGAGGTGATCGAACTGATGGCATGCTTGTAGAGCAGAATATCACCGCTGCTTTCAACAAGCAGACAGAAGCTGTCGAAAGACTTGATATACCCGGTCAGTTTTTCGCCGGACATCATCATCACGATTACCTTGACCCGCTCCTTGCGGGCCTGGTTGAGGTACTGATCCTGGATATTGAACGGGGTCTTGGCCATATCCTCTCCTTTATGATGCGACATAAAAACATTCCATCAACTCGTGGATTTTATCAGACTCCTTTGAGGAATCAACCCAAATAATGGTGGAATCTCGCCGGAACCAGGTCATTTGTCTCTTAGCGTAGCGGCGGCTCTGCTGCTGTATCCGTGCTATGGCCTCATCCAGAGAAATTTCCCCCTGCAAAAAATGGATGATCTCCCGGTAGCCGATGGTCTGCATCGACTTGAGAAGGGGCGAGTATCCCTTGGCGAGAAGACTCTCGACCTCATCCACCAGACCCATTTCCACCATCCGGTGTACCCTCTCGTCGATGCGCCGGTACAAGGCGTCACGATCCGCCGTTACCC
Protein-coding regions in this window:
- a CDS encoding DUF512 domain-containing protein, whose protein sequence is MVEIIGVDKGSIAEELELEVGDLLLSMNGQPVRDLLDYQIYVATEELLLEVRKKNGELWDLEFEKDLEDGLGIHLEHPAPVQCGNNCIFCFVHQLPPKMRSTLYVKDEDYRFSYLYGSYVTLTNIEESEIQRILDQRLSPLYVSVHTTAEDLRTRMLGRQGPAILPLLKRLCDGGIELHTQIVVCPGYNDGDELVRTITDLYALRPGILSLAIVPVGLTGYRERLPDLRPPTQREAVELLARVHEFQQEFLAESGSRFVYAADEFYLKAGTDFPPLEDYEDLAQVENGVGLIPLFRLEAADALAEAGALGSGTVSVITGESAFREIETFAQGLARRTGIELRVYAIRNDFFGGQVTVTGLLTGRDVVSQLMGKELGRCLMVPDVVLKEGEDVFLDDFTLPQLAEALGVSVCRVPTSPWGLLEALEALPSGQ
- the hfq gene encoding RNA chaperone Hfq gives rise to the protein MAKTPFNIQDQYLNQARKERVKVIVMMMSGEKLTGYIKSFDSFCLLVESSGDILLYKHAISSITSADGAFRLHGGKD